The following coding sequences are from one Epinephelus moara isolate mb chromosome 7, YSFRI_EMoa_1.0, whole genome shotgun sequence window:
- the tra2b gene encoding transformer-2 protein homolog beta — protein sequence MSDSGKGYGDRESRSRSRSVSPRGSGKSASRSPARSPARSKEGSRHSRSKSRSRSRSKSGSHSHRGSRRHYSRSRSRSRSYRRRSHSRSYSGERRRRSHSRSPMSNRRRHIGNRANPDPNGCVGVFGLSLYTTERDLREVFSKYGPLADVSIVYDQQSRRSRGFAFVYFENTDDAKEAKERANGMELDGRRIRVDFSITKRPHTPTPGIYMGRPTYGGGGGPSGPRRSSRDYDRGYDRGYDRGYDRGGYDRYDDRDHYRSYRRRSPSPYYRGAYRSRSRSRSYSPRRY from the exons ATGAGCGATAGCGGCAAAGGTTACGGCGACCGG GAGTCTCGCTCTAGATCCAGGAGTGTCAGTCCTCGGGGCTCTGGGAAGTCGGCAAGCCGCTCCCCAGCTCGGTCGCCTGCTCGTTCTAAAGAGGGCTCCCGCCACTCCCGCTCTAAATCTCGGTCCCGATCCAGGTCAAAATCTGG gTCCCACTCCCATCGTGGCTCCCGTAGACACTATAGCCGATCTCGCTCCCGCTCTAGGTCCTATCGTCGCCGATCTCACAGCAGGTCCTACAGTGGAGAGCGCCGCCGCAGGAGCCATAGCCGCTCACCAATGTCCAACCGCCGCAGGCATATCGGCAACCGT gcTAATCCAGACCCGAACGGTTGTGTGGGAGTGTTTGGCCTGAGCTTGTACACCACAGAGAGGGATCTGAGGGAAGTCTTCTCTAAATACGGCCCCCTGGCAGATGTCTCTATTGTGTACGACCAGCAGTCGAGGCGTTCCAGGGGCTTTGCTTTCGTTTACTTCGAGAACACCGATGACGCTAAAGAG GCAAAGGAACGAGCCAATGGCATGGAGCTGGATGGTCGTAGGATCAGGGTGGACTTCTCCATCACAAAAAGACCTCACACCCCAACACCTGGAATCTACATGGGCCGGCCAACATA tggtggaggtggaggtccCAGTGGTCCTCGACGCAGCTCACGTGACTATGACCGTGGATATGATCGCGGATATGACCGTGGATACGACAGAGGCGGCTATGATCGCTATGACGACAGGGACCATTACAGATCATACAG AAGGCGATCCCCGTCCCCATACTACAGAGGGGCCTACAGGTCTCGATCCAGATCACGGTCTTATTCTCCCC gtCGCTACTGA